In Bythopirellula goksoeyrii, a single window of DNA contains:
- a CDS encoding ParB/RepB/Spo0J family partition protein, with protein MNKDRRLGRGLEALLGINGENAAPNPEAAAGESPASEPRLSGGGDGQQWIDLGLIDANPYQPRQQFDEAEIADLCDSIRTHGFLQPIVVRPFEGRYQIVAGERRHRAAKLANWEQVPVLVREVEDRELAELAIVENIQRKDLNALEKASSFHRYLQEYGCTQEELASRVNIDRSTVANLIRLLELPEEVKSLILAGDISQGHGRALLPLGDEAEQITFAQRISQETLSVRATERLVQEHIEQADEAPFSVFSGEKPARTAAVHSASDHLSQLEEQLRLALGTKVDLKQSARGKGKITIHFNSHEEFDRLRQLLDGSDGSLREAG; from the coding sequence GTGAATAAAGATCGCCGATTAGGTCGTGGCCTGGAAGCCTTGCTAGGAATCAATGGAGAAAATGCCGCTCCCAACCCGGAGGCCGCCGCTGGAGAGAGTCCTGCCAGTGAACCCCGACTCTCAGGTGGCGGGGATGGTCAGCAATGGATCGATCTCGGTTTGATCGATGCCAACCCTTATCAGCCACGTCAGCAATTCGACGAGGCCGAGATCGCCGACCTGTGTGACAGCATCCGCACCCATGGCTTCTTGCAGCCGATTGTCGTCCGTCCATTTGAAGGGCGCTACCAAATCGTTGCCGGCGAGCGTCGCCACCGGGCAGCGAAACTGGCCAACTGGGAGCAGGTGCCTGTCCTGGTCCGCGAGGTGGAAGATCGTGAATTGGCTGAGCTGGCGATTGTCGAAAACATCCAACGCAAGGATCTCAACGCCTTGGAAAAGGCCTCGTCCTTCCATCGCTATTTGCAAGAATACGGCTGCACTCAAGAAGAGCTGGCCAGCCGAGTAAACATAGACCGTTCGACAGTTGCCAACCTCATTCGGCTCTTGGAGCTTCCCGAGGAAGTGAAGTCCTTGATCCTGGCCGGCGACATCAGCCAGGGACATGGTCGGGCGCTGTTGCCGCTGGGAGACGAAGCAGAGCAGATCACCTTTGCCCAGCGAATCAGCCAGGAAACCCTCTCTGTGCGGGCGACCGAAAGGCTTGTCCAGGAGCATATCGAGCAGGCAGACGAGGCGCCATTTTCAGTATTTTCCGGGGAAAAGCCCGCTAGAACGGCGGCTGTCCACTCAGCGTCGGACCATCTTTCCCAGCTCGAAGAGCAATTGCGGCTTGCGCTAGGAACCAAAGTGGATCTCAAACAGTCGGCGCGAGGGAAGGGCAAAATCACGATCCATTTCAACAGCCACGAAGAATTCGACCGCTTACGGCAACTGCTGGACGGTTCGGACGGATCCTTACGCGAGGCAGGATAG
- a CDS encoding metallophosphoesterase encodes MMNEISQKLSIYQLLFIVTLSLWHLFGDAQIAVAEALPIQPGSWTLAVLPDTQDYTEFGLSHFTTQTQWIADHAVSHNIQYVLHEGDVTEHNNTTQWDRGLTSMNILNGVVPYAIAPGNHDYGPSGFSANRNTLFNDPGYFGAGSPYANQASVGGFFEAGKTDNSYHTFSAGGQDWLVLAMEWAPRDSVLTWANQVVTDHPDHQAMLVTHAYMYYDETRYDWATKGTTQQWNPHSYPLENNPGETVNDGQEIWDGLVSQHENFRFTFSGHVLGDGTGFLSSAGDQGNIVHQMLSNYQFKTQGGNGDMRLLEFLPDGETVIVRTYSPVLDRYDTKYDQEFILNLNELREPLAPPINERSVAANLLVGGSTTNGSNAVGPVTVPQSSLPGIGTFQLNRGDYQLSVGGQGMEYKRGILLASITQNLRDGLRATVEAGRNSFEDGLMALSLTQAGAAGLTEVNFNNSVAWFDFRAGWQGAHVNANGSLATDAFQGVDQSMLSKQAAGRYTLDMGVHSQTDGLLFAIGNNNSNVVVQTAPHSDGSGWDLRVQSNVSNFSGTGIDQDFSFLYLPYDTEGLVGGLYEGANDSHISSVGTFTMTRLSAGEYELTIPNESPETGMLILTVSDDFFNGSITAPNDNFLTYEPTLSGSFMINAFDLPSLSMEDTSFSWAFISFDDPLAPATIASADFNEDGSVDGADFLIWQRGVNSAAGLANGDADNSGFVDGDDLAIWQDQYGTDGMNAPLSVVPEPTALLLIVLGLLVPNRIR; translated from the coding sequence ATGATGAACGAGATATCGCAAAAACTATCCATATACCAACTGCTCTTCATTGTCACTCTGAGTCTTTGGCATTTGTTTGGCGACGCTCAAATCGCGGTCGCCGAGGCGTTGCCGATTCAACCAGGTTCATGGACGCTGGCCGTGTTGCCTGACACGCAAGATTACACGGAATTTGGACTCTCTCACTTCACGACTCAGACCCAGTGGATCGCTGATCATGCAGTGTCACACAATATCCAATACGTACTCCACGAAGGCGATGTGACCGAGCACAACAATACGACCCAGTGGGATCGGGGTCTCACGTCGATGAATATCCTCAATGGTGTAGTGCCCTATGCGATTGCCCCCGGGAACCATGACTACGGTCCGAGTGGTTTCTCGGCGAACCGAAATACCTTGTTCAACGATCCTGGCTACTTTGGTGCGGGCTCCCCTTATGCCAATCAAGCTTCAGTCGGGGGTTTCTTCGAAGCCGGCAAGACGGATAATTCCTACCACACTTTTAGCGCGGGTGGGCAAGACTGGTTGGTGTTGGCCATGGAATGGGCGCCTCGAGATAGTGTGCTGACTTGGGCAAATCAGGTTGTTACGGATCATCCTGACCATCAAGCCATGCTTGTGACTCACGCCTACATGTACTACGACGAAACTCGCTACGACTGGGCAACCAAGGGTACGACCCAGCAGTGGAATCCTCACAGCTACCCATTGGAAAACAATCCCGGTGAAACGGTCAACGATGGCCAAGAAATTTGGGACGGCCTCGTATCACAGCATGAAAACTTCCGTTTCACCTTTAGTGGGCATGTTCTTGGCGATGGCACCGGTTTTCTCAGCAGCGCTGGCGACCAAGGGAACATCGTGCACCAGATGCTGTCCAACTACCAGTTCAAAACCCAGGGTGGCAACGGCGACATGCGGCTCTTGGAGTTCTTGCCCGATGGCGAGACAGTTATCGTGAGGACCTACTCCCCAGTATTGGATCGCTATGACACCAAATATGACCAAGAATTCATACTCAATCTGAACGAGTTGCGTGAACCACTTGCGCCTCCCATCAATGAGCGCTCAGTTGCCGCCAATCTACTTGTCGGAGGCTCCACCACCAATGGAAGCAATGCCGTTGGACCGGTCACCGTCCCGCAGAGTTCGCTCCCAGGGATCGGAACATTTCAACTGAATCGGGGCGACTATCAACTCTCTGTTGGTGGCCAGGGCATGGAGTACAAGCGGGGCATTTTGCTCGCCAGCATCACTCAGAATCTTCGAGATGGGTTGCGGGCCACAGTAGAAGCGGGGCGCAATAGCTTCGAAGACGGCCTTATGGCCTTGTCTCTCACTCAAGCTGGGGCGGCGGGGCTAACGGAAGTGAATTTTAATAACTCCGTGGCTTGGTTTGATTTTCGAGCCGGTTGGCAAGGAGCCCATGTGAATGCGAATGGTTCTTTGGCGACGGATGCCTTCCAGGGAGTTGATCAGTCGATGCTCTCCAAACAGGCTGCCGGAAGATACACATTGGATATGGGGGTACATTCCCAAACCGATGGACTCTTGTTTGCCATCGGCAACAACAATAGCAATGTCGTGGTTCAAACTGCGCCACATAGCGACGGAAGCGGCTGGGATCTGCGCGTCCAAAGCAATGTCAGTAATTTTTCCGGCACGGGGATTGATCAGGACTTCAGTTTTCTCTATCTCCCGTACGATACCGAGGGCCTTGTTGGTGGGCTCTATGAAGGTGCCAACGATTCTCACATCTCATCGGTTGGAACTTTCACGATGACTCGACTATCAGCAGGCGAGTATGAATTGACGATTCCAAACGAGTCGCCCGAAACGGGTATGTTAATCCTTACCGTAAGCGATGATTTTTTTAACGGTTCAATCACTGCCCCGAATGATAACTTCCTGACCTATGAACCGACCCTTTCGGGAAGCTTCATGATCAACGCCTTCGATCTACCCAGTCTCAGCATGGAAGACACCAGTTTCTCCTGGGCCTTCATCAGTTTTGACGATCCACTCGCACCTGCGACGATTGCTTCGGCCGATTTCAATGAGGATGGGTCGGTGGACGGCGCTGATTTTCTCATTTGGCAACGTGGCGTGAATTCCGCAGCCGGGTTGGCCAACGGGGATGCAGACAATAGCGGCTTCGTGGATGGCGATGACCTGGCGATTTGGCAGGATCAGTATGGTACGGACGGCATGAATGCCCCGTTGTCAGTGGTTCCGGAACCTACGGCACTACTTCTGATCGTCTTAGGACTGTTGGTACCAAACCGTATTAGGTAA
- a CDS encoding metallophosphoesterase has translation MNIATLRPTAARLGVSFSLLAILLCTLNSASAIDSIWNFEGDLSANVGSSTLSYRGDTASFSSYGTTAALGLPAIYDSSGSEQVMAFPATTPGQGYTVTHGGSPLVEEYTMIWDILYPESSDIQWRPLLQTSVSNGNDGDLFVRNVPWGGIGISGQYHGAIRPDEWNRVAITRDSSGTWHKYINGGYVGEQDASSSRFALDPTFHLFADENNETAPGYVSSYRYLDRAMSSSELLQLGGANAQGTGVSGQVFMDNPADVSPGSYTIAILGDTQNYSQFRPDIYAQQTQWLADNANSRNIQMVLHVGDVVNFDDTTQWNNATAAMSTLDNAQVPYAIAPGNHDYANNRNVSQFNQANRFGVGSPYANQSTLGGNYPAEPNSMLNTFHTFEANGEETIVMALEFGPRDEVLDWANAVLDSHPDHRAILLTHAYMFDGGRWFDASPVDPNDPQSLTHDQVRDGEVNHVESIYNPHSYGWATGANDGKELWDKLVKGRENMPLVITGHQFDEFDGFPYQLEQADNGNNVYQMLVDQQNRTAGGEGWIRFLEFSPNGQTVTVKSYSPYLDQWSYATDEYFTIQLSLVSQPIDGDFDSDGDVDGNDFLLWQRGDSPNELSPEDLLAWQTNFGFPESTLASNIMVPESSALTLLLGFASILCVCPRRVG, from the coding sequence ATGAATATTGCTACTCTACGACCTACTGCTGCTCGCCTCGGTGTTTCGTTCTCCCTCCTGGCGATCTTGCTATGCACTTTAAATTCGGCCAGCGCGATTGATTCGATTTGGAACTTCGAGGGAGACCTCAGCGCCAACGTCGGTAGTAGCACGCTTAGCTATCGGGGCGATACAGCGTCATTTTCTAGTTATGGAACTACCGCTGCTCTCGGTTTGCCCGCTATCTACGATAGTTCGGGTAGCGAACAGGTGATGGCGTTTCCGGCTACGACACCCGGTCAAGGTTACACCGTTACCCACGGGGGTTCTCCCCTCGTGGAAGAATACACCATGATTTGGGACATTTTGTATCCCGAGTCGAGTGATATCCAGTGGCGGCCCCTTTTGCAAACGAGTGTCTCCAATGGAAACGACGGCGACTTGTTTGTGCGTAATGTCCCATGGGGCGGAATAGGTATTAGTGGACAATATCATGGTGCGATTCGTCCGGACGAGTGGAATCGAGTTGCCATTACTCGAGATTCGTCCGGTACTTGGCACAAGTATATTAATGGTGGCTATGTGGGCGAACAAGATGCCAGCAGCAGCCGATTTGCCTTAGATCCAACCTTTCACCTCTTCGCAGATGAAAACAATGAGACGGCCCCAGGCTATGTAAGCAGCTATCGCTATCTGGATCGAGCGATGAGCTCCAGTGAACTCCTACAGCTTGGCGGTGCCAATGCCCAAGGGACAGGAGTGTCCGGGCAAGTGTTCATGGACAATCCTGCAGATGTATCGCCCGGCTCCTATACGATCGCCATCTTGGGCGATACCCAGAACTATAGTCAGTTCCGCCCCGATATTTATGCCCAACAAACCCAATGGCTGGCAGACAACGCCAACAGCCGGAACATCCAGATGGTGCTCCATGTGGGCGATGTGGTGAATTTTGATGACACCACGCAGTGGAACAATGCTACTGCCGCGATGAGCACTCTCGACAATGCTCAGGTTCCCTATGCCATTGCACCGGGAAATCATGATTACGCCAACAATCGCAATGTTTCGCAATTCAACCAGGCCAATCGATTCGGTGTCGGATCACCTTACGCCAATCAATCCACCCTCGGAGGCAACTACCCGGCAGAGCCGAATAGCATGCTCAACACGTTTCATACCTTCGAAGCCAACGGCGAAGAAACGATTGTCATGGCCTTGGAATTTGGACCGCGGGACGAGGTTTTAGATTGGGCCAATGCGGTGCTAGATTCCCATCCCGACCATCGGGCAATTCTCCTCACGCATGCCTATATGTTTGACGGGGGCCGCTGGTTTGACGCTTCGCCCGTGGACCCCAATGATCCTCAGAGCCTAACGCACGATCAGGTTCGCGACGGCGAGGTCAACCATGTTGAATCAATCTACAATCCCCACTCCTACGGCTGGGCGACGGGGGCCAACGATGGCAAGGAACTCTGGGACAAGCTAGTCAAAGGGCGTGAAAACATGCCTTTGGTGATCACGGGGCATCAGTTCGATGAATTCGATGGATTTCCCTATCAACTGGAACAAGCCGACAATGGCAACAACGTTTACCAAATGTTGGTAGACCAACAAAACCGTACAGCAGGGGGTGAGGGCTGGATTCGTTTCTTGGAGTTTTCACCGAACGGGCAAACGGTTACTGTCAAATCTTACTCGCCTTATCTCGACCAATGGAGTTATGCCACGGACGAGTACTTTACGATTCAATTGTCTCTAGTTTCTCAACCAATCGATGGCGACTTCGACAGTGACGGTGATGTCGATGGGAACGATTTTCTCCTCTGGCAGAGAGGGGATTCACCCAATGAATTGAGTCCCGAGGATTTGCTTGCTTGGCAGACAAACTTCGGCTTCCCGGAATCCACACTCGCTTCAAATATTATGGTGCCCGAATCTTCGGCGCTCACATTGCTACTAGGTTTTGCAAGTATCTTGTGCGTCTGCCCTCGGCGAGTGGGATAA
- a CDS encoding PEP-CTERM sorting domain-containing protein yields MNKKTMMLTMCMVAVANVASAVVNVPSGVTGLWRFESLDNNTGRATMGATIGTDLSNSNVNNGGYLPDVSIQIGTESTPFLYQDGGTAQTRSHDWFTATHGISPNGGGSYVNEYTLLWDFRQTSGLTSWNSFLQTGTPVVDTGASDGDLFTNPTGQIGIGAVGYSAESYDVSNWNRVVLSVDNGNFFRVYVNGELFLDGAGQPVDGRFSLDPQVHIMIDNNWEDQWGNLGTFMTWDHALTTSQVAGMGGWEEDQSTATGNPFPTPLIMADPIPEPSSMILFGLGLTSLFAVRRRS; encoded by the coding sequence ATGAATAAGAAAACTATGATGCTAACCATGTGCATGGTAGCCGTCGCCAATGTGGCTTCCGCTGTGGTGAATGTTCCCAGTGGTGTAACTGGACTATGGCGATTCGAGTCGCTAGATAACAACACGGGCAGGGCGACGATGGGCGCGACCATCGGAACAGACTTGTCTAACAGTAATGTGAATAACGGCGGCTATCTTCCCGACGTTTCAATACAGATTGGTACGGAGAGTACTCCATTTCTTTACCAGGACGGTGGCACAGCTCAAACTCGTAGTCACGACTGGTTTACCGCTACTCACGGGATAAGCCCCAATGGTGGTGGTTCATATGTTAATGAATACACTTTGCTATGGGACTTTAGGCAGACAAGTGGCCTCACCTCCTGGAATAGTTTTCTCCAGACAGGAACTCCAGTAGTAGATACTGGCGCTAGCGATGGTGACCTGTTTACCAACCCTACTGGTCAGATTGGCATCGGTGCAGTCGGATATTCGGCTGAGTCCTACGACGTCTCTAATTGGAATCGAGTTGTTCTATCTGTTGACAATGGCAATTTCTTTCGAGTCTACGTTAATGGTGAATTATTCCTGGACGGAGCCGGGCAACCAGTTGACGGCCGATTCTCACTAGATCCCCAGGTACACATCATGATAGATAATAACTGGGAAGATCAATGGGGGAATCTTGGTACCTTCATGACTTGGGACCATGCTTTGACAACGTCGCAAGTTGCCGGCATGGGTGGTTGGGAGGAAGATCAGTCGACTGCGACTGGTAATCCGTTCCCTACTCCACTGATTATGGCTGATCCGATTCCCGAGCCATCGTCGATGATCCTATTCGGCCTGGGGCTGACCAGTTTGTTCGCAGTGCGTCGAAGAAGCTAG
- a CDS encoding dockerin type I domain-containing protein, whose translation MNRPRTTLTIAVSLFCFVIATSPGYGVNLQFVGSQANLDNGFFPGGGLPYVTVPWRTSTSANIYATGSGAYPENFYGKEGYALFATTFSYPNANTIGGTSFAPVDIDDPYFMTYYPNLIDLPSWVSDSQILSSKLVGGYAYSLIDDPTLMFDGTRQWSFDGTNYPQAAAGNNTGQNPWVKMGFLDGADILGNIPENAPTGRWGFTVGPNTPSAFRIGVMTGGMDAERFAPTEVFLQQYDNSGATPVPVGSPVQTGTLSGELKDRFVDMHFFDIINAQEGDSFVFAATAGPNTGGGTGAGIAGFSFDVLPDPGTMNADFNGDGFVDGSDFLIWQRGYGNGSTLAQGDANDDGSVNSTDLTIWQDQYGTAPLVSAVAVPEPAAMVLLMAAAVCGLMTRR comes from the coding sequence ATGAATCGACCACGAACAACACTGACTATTGCAGTATCTCTGTTTTGCTTTGTTATAGCGACGAGTCCAGGGTACGGCGTGAATTTGCAATTTGTAGGTTCTCAAGCCAATTTGGACAATGGATTCTTTCCCGGTGGAGGCCTTCCCTATGTGACAGTCCCTTGGAGAACATCCACCTCCGCTAACATTTATGCGACCGGAAGTGGTGCTTATCCAGAAAACTTCTATGGGAAGGAAGGTTATGCATTATTTGCTACAACTTTCTCCTATCCAAACGCGAATACAATAGGTGGCACTTCATTTGCACCTGTCGATATCGATGACCCTTACTTTATGACTTATTATCCCAACCTAATTGACCTACCAAGCTGGGTGTCTGATTCCCAAATCTTGTCCTCAAAACTGGTAGGAGGGTATGCGTACTCTCTTATCGATGATCCAACTCTGATGTTTGATGGTACCAGGCAATGGTCGTTTGACGGAACTAACTATCCTCAAGCTGCTGCCGGAAACAACACCGGCCAAAACCCCTGGGTTAAAATGGGATTTCTGGATGGGGCAGATATCCTCGGCAATATTCCTGAAAACGCACCAACGGGAAGATGGGGATTCACCGTGGGACCAAATACTCCCTCGGCGTTCCGCATCGGCGTTATGACAGGCGGCATGGACGCAGAGCGGTTTGCCCCAACTGAGGTCTTTCTTCAGCAATATGACAATAGTGGGGCTACGCCCGTTCCTGTCGGTTCGCCGGTGCAGACAGGAACTCTTTCTGGTGAACTGAAAGACCGTTTTGTCGACATGCATTTCTTCGACATTATCAATGCTCAAGAGGGAGACTCTTTTGTCTTTGCGGCGACAGCGGGCCCCAATACGGGAGGCGGTACGGGTGCCGGAATTGCCGGTTTTTCGTTCGATGTATTGCCTGACCCAGGAACTATGAATGCCGATTTCAACGGTGATGGATTTGTCGACGGATCAGACTTCTTGATCTGGCAACGTGGTTATGGAAATGGATCGACTCTAGCCCAGGGCGATGCCAACGACGATGGCAGTGTCAACAGTACGGATCTGACCATTTGGCAGGATCAGTATGGAACTGCTCCACTCGTGTCTGCGGTGGCGGTTCCAGAACCAGCAGCGATGGTATTGCTCATGGCTGCAGCCGTTTGCGGTTTGATGACACGACGATAA
- a CDS encoding DUF1559 domain-containing protein, with product MNRLIDKYREKNTRGFTLVELLVVIAIIGVLVALLLPAIQAAREAARRNTCQNNLKNLGLACLNHESSFSRLPSGFTSVDVGPSGGPGTDVDSFHTWASYILPFLEQASMFGQIDFTISAYRPWELAGGSCPNAAPWSYTQLDVFQCPSDQPRGIHTGAAECFAHGNYLANQGWWQWWQRASENYYNSRRDFDMQLSGGIDKRGPFGKVWGQKNKGTKLSEITDGLSNTAMLGECRQYPGEDSRGVLFLGSCVYSHENSPNARSQDLLEWCADESGGDDKQGILNPSAPCSELRRGSRGPWTQPARSTHPGGVHVAYCDGHVEFMNDDISIDIWRAISTMANGEILSNQK from the coding sequence ATGAATCGATTAATTGATAAATATCGCGAGAAGAATACTAGAGGCTTCACTCTAGTAGAGCTATTGGTCGTGATTGCGATTATTGGTGTCCTGGTAGCGCTGCTATTGCCTGCGATTCAGGCTGCACGTGAGGCCGCACGACGGAATACCTGCCAAAACAATTTGAAGAATCTGGGGCTGGCCTGCTTGAACCACGAAAGCAGTTTTAGCCGTTTGCCATCGGGGTTTACTTCGGTCGACGTAGGCCCAAGTGGGGGCCCTGGTACAGATGTAGACAGCTTTCACACATGGGCCTCCTATATCCTGCCTTTTCTCGAACAGGCAAGCATGTTCGGGCAAATCGATTTCACAATCTCTGCTTATCGCCCCTGGGAACTTGCCGGAGGCTCATGCCCGAACGCTGCCCCCTGGAGCTACACCCAACTCGATGTCTTTCAATGCCCCTCGGATCAGCCGCGCGGCATTCACACGGGAGCAGCAGAGTGCTTTGCCCATGGCAACTACTTGGCAAATCAAGGTTGGTGGCAATGGTGGCAGCGGGCATCAGAGAATTATTACAATTCTCGCCGAGATTTTGATATGCAGCTAAGTGGTGGCATCGATAAGCGAGGGCCTTTTGGCAAGGTTTGGGGGCAAAAGAATAAAGGCACGAAACTCAGTGAGATCACTGACGGTCTGAGCAATACTGCTATGCTTGGCGAGTGTCGCCAATATCCGGGAGAGGACTCTCGAGGGGTCCTGTTCTTAGGCAGTTGTGTCTATTCCCACGAGAATTCGCCAAATGCACGTTCGCAAGACCTGCTGGAGTGGTGTGCTGATGAGTCTGGAGGCGATGACAAACAAGGAATCCTCAATCCATCAGCACCTTGCTCGGAACTTCGACGAGGCTCAAGAGGTCCGTGGACACAGCCTGCCCGGAGTACACATCCCGGTGGTGTACACGTTGCATATTGCGACGGACATGTTGAATTTATGAATGACGACATTTCGATCGATATCTGGAGAGCGATTTCAACCATGGCAAACGGAGAGATCCTGAGCAACCAGAAATGA
- a CDS encoding alkaline phosphatase family protein has translation MIGLAKKMRACLLRISLLSRLVAVLVSILIWPSVACCSCAADEQQTQYVLLVTIDGMRPEELFTGADNRLIDKEIGGVYNPPRIRETYWHEDPLVRRERLMPFIWSVVAKEGQLYGSALDDCQVLVENGKYFSYPGYQELLCGFPDKSIASNDKVNNKNKTVLEWLHEKPDFSGKVASFASWDVVPYIINAPRSGIYVNAGWQEFDHVENSERREFLNRSVRETPHLWEYARFDNLTFAGAMEYLQSQHPRILYLSLDEPDDWCHSGRYDLYLESSRRCDDYLRELWEFAQNSPVYRGKTSLVVTVDHGRGHGREGWKNHSAELPGSEQIWIAVLGPDTPATGVQSGCNLSQGQVATTIAALLGYDLTTADSKIAPCLPDVIRSEAKGSQSTPVKD, from the coding sequence ATGATCGGACTGGCCAAGAAGATGAGGGCTTGCTTGCTTCGTATATCACTGCTGAGTCGTCTAGTTGCCGTGCTAGTTTCCATCCTTATCTGGCCTAGTGTGGCATGTTGTTCGTGCGCTGCTGATGAACAGCAAACCCAATACGTGCTGCTTGTCACGATCGACGGCATGCGCCCGGAGGAACTGTTTACTGGCGCAGACAATCGTCTCATCGACAAAGAGATCGGAGGAGTCTACAACCCTCCAAGAATTCGCGAAACCTATTGGCATGAGGACCCGCTCGTGCGCCGTGAGCGACTGATGCCCTTTATCTGGAGCGTTGTCGCGAAGGAGGGGCAGCTCTATGGTTCAGCATTGGATGACTGCCAGGTCTTGGTTGAGAATGGTAAATACTTCTCCTACCCAGGCTATCAAGAACTCTTGTGTGGATTTCCCGACAAGTCGATTGCCTCGAACGACAAGGTTAACAACAAGAACAAAACAGTGCTCGAGTGGCTCCACGAAAAGCCTGACTTCTCTGGTAAGGTCGCCTCCTTCGCATCGTGGGATGTTGTTCCCTATATCATCAATGCCCCACGCAGTGGGATATATGTGAACGCAGGCTGGCAAGAGTTTGATCACGTCGAGAATTCGGAACGCCGCGAATTTCTCAATCGATCTGTTCGCGAAACACCTCATTTGTGGGAGTACGCGCGTTTCGACAATCTGACCTTCGCCGGCGCGATGGAATACTTGCAGTCGCAACACCCTCGAATACTCTACCTATCGCTGGACGAACCCGACGATTGGTGCCATTCGGGACGCTACGACTTGTATCTAGAGTCTTCTCGTCGCTGCGACGATTATCTACGGGAATTGTGGGAATTCGCCCAAAACTCGCCAGTTTATCGCGGAAAAACTTCGCTGGTTGTCACGGTCGACCACGGTCGAGGCCATGGCCGCGAGGGCTGGAAAAACCACAGCGCGGAGCTCCCGGGATCCGAACAAATCTGGATTGCCGTACTGGGTCCAGACACGCCTGCCACAGGAGTTCAAAGTGGATGTAATCTCTCACAGGGCCAAGTAGCAACCACCATAGCGGCCTTATTGGGATACGATCTTACGACCGCAGATTCCAAGATTGCTCCATGTCTACCCGATGTTATTCGCTCGGAAGCGAAAGGCTCTCAATCCACGCCTGTTAAAGACTAG
- a CDS encoding AraC family transcriptional regulator has product MTERRSVALLIETSNAYARGLLDGIIAYQREHELWSIYVGEQDRGAVPPGWLKNWKGDGIIARIETEAIASMVRRTHIPMVDVSAARLVKNIPWVETDDRLIARMAAQHLVDRGFEKFAFLGKPEFNWSRWRQDEFKALAENSNFECFEFSSSPVHEKGFSWTKERKRLKAWVESLPKPIGVMACYDFAGQQLLDICRELEIAVPEQVAVIGVDNDVRLCRLCTPPLSSVIPDTHRTGYEAAQLLDHMMRGERLSEEAILVPPSGIAERQSSDVYAIDDEDIVTALRFIRENACTGITVADVLKAVPLSRRMLEHRFQKLVRRTPHAEIVRIRIDRACRLLRETNLTLSEITARTGFSNPDYFSAAFKRHMHLSPRAYRKENKLSRGNRV; this is encoded by the coding sequence ATGACTGAACGACGCTCAGTAGCCTTGCTGATTGAAACTTCCAACGCATATGCGCGAGGGTTACTAGACGGAATCATTGCCTACCAGCGGGAACACGAGCTGTGGTCCATATATGTGGGTGAGCAGGACCGAGGTGCAGTTCCGCCGGGCTGGCTTAAGAACTGGAAGGGGGATGGCATCATCGCCCGCATTGAAACCGAAGCGATTGCCTCGATGGTGCGCCGCACCCACATCCCGATGGTAGATGTGAGTGCGGCACGCTTAGTAAAGAACATCCCTTGGGTGGAAACGGACGACCGCCTGATTGCTCGCATGGCTGCCCAGCACCTAGTCGACCGAGGATTCGAGAAGTTCGCATTTCTCGGTAAGCCAGAGTTCAATTGGTCGCGTTGGCGTCAGGATGAATTCAAAGCATTGGCAGAAAATTCGAACTTTGAGTGCTTCGAGTTTTCAAGCAGTCCTGTTCATGAAAAAGGTTTCTCCTGGACCAAAGAGCGCAAACGCTTGAAAGCCTGGGTGGAAAGTCTTCCCAAGCCAATCGGCGTCATGGCGTGCTACGATTTCGCTGGCCAGCAACTCCTAGACATCTGCCGAGAGCTGGAGATTGCCGTGCCTGAGCAAGTGGCGGTAATCGGGGTCGACAACGACGTGCGTCTGTGCCGACTCTGCACGCCCCCCCTTTCGAGTGTGATCCCCGATACTCATCGAACTGGCTATGAGGCTGCTCAGTTACTTGATCACATGATGCGTGGCGAAAGGCTCTCGGAAGAGGCGATACTCGTTCCCCCTTCGGGGATTGCTGAACGACAGTCGAGCGATGTTTATGCAATCGATGACGAGGATATCGTCACCGCCTTGCGATTTATTCGAGAAAATGCCTGTACGGGAATAACAGTGGCAGACGTGCTCAAGGCGGTCCCCTTGTCGCGAAGAATGCTGGAACATCGATTTCAAAAGCTCGTGCGACGGACTCCCCACGCTGAGATCGTCCGCATTCGCATCGACCGCGCCTGCCGCCTGTTGCGCGAAACCAATTTGACACTTTCAGAGATCACTGCCCGCACAGGCTTTTCGAATCCCGACTATTTCTCTGCGGCATTCAAGCGTCATATGCATCTGTCGCCACGGGCCTATCGAAAAGAAAACAAGCTATCGAGAGGAAACAGAGTATGA